Sequence from the Sphingosinicella ginsenosidimutans genome:
CGCGCCATAAGCCAGCCGCGGCAGCGGCAGGCGCTGATCGAGCCAGCGCATGAACGGGTGCTTCGGCGTGTATTTCTCAGCCCAGGGAAAGCTCATCTTATTCTACCTCAGCCGATGCGAACCGTGGTGGGCGACGTGAAGGCATATTCCGGCACTTCGAGATTCTTCGGCGCCGGGCCCTGACGGATGCGCGCGGCGGTATCGTACATCGAGCCGTGGCAGGGGCAGAAATAGCCGCCGAACGGCCCGCGATTCTCGCCTTCGCCGGCGCCAAGCGGCACGCAGCCCAGATGGGTGCACACGCCCATGGTGATCAGCCAGTTTTCCTTGCCCGGCTTGGTCCGCTCCGCCAGCGTCTGCGGATCGCGCAGCGTCGAGACGTCGACCGCATTGGCCTCCTGGATCTCGCGCGGCGTCAGGTTGCGCAGGAACACGGGCTGCTTGCGCCAGATCGTCTTGATCGCCTGGCCCGGCTGGATGTGCGAAATATCGACGTCGATCTGCGCGAGCGCGAGCACGTCCGCCGACGGGTTCATCTGGTTGATCAGCGGATAGAGCAGCGCAACCGCGCCGGCCGCCGGAAAGGCGACCGCGCCGAGATTGAGAAAATCACGCCGGCGCATACCGTCTTCGCCATGCGCGTCCATATGCTCGCTATATTCGACCGCAGCCATATCGTCCTTGCCTCGTGCGGGCCGCCTGTGGGCCCGGACACCGCCCCCCATTGTGGCCGTACGGCCGTGGCGGTTCGCGGGCCTGATAGACGCAGGGTGCGGGCTTTGCCAACATCGAATTTGACCCGCCTGTGACGCGGCCGTCCATCTCCGCTAAGCCCGGCCCATGCGGCTCGCTCTCCATCAGCCCGACCAGGCCGGCAATGTCGGCACGATCATGCGGCTCGCCGCCTGCCTGGGCGTTCCGCTCGACGTGATCGAGCCGTGCGGCTTTCCCTGGGGCGATCGCGCGCTGAGGCGCGCCGGGATGGATTATGCCGAGATCGCCAACGTGACTCGCCATGCCGATTGGGCGCGATTCGATTCGGCGCTGACGGGACGGCTGGTGCTGTTCACGACGCAGGCCGCGGTGCGGCTGCCGGAGGCGCGCTTCGAGTCGAAAGACGTGCTGCTGTTCGGCTCCGAAAGCGCGGGCGTGCCGGAGGCGGTGCATGAGCGTGCGGACCTGCGCGTGAGGATCCCGCAGGTTCAGGGCACGCGGTCGTTGAACCTTGCGGTGGCGGCGGGGATCGGCATCGCCGAGGCGCTGCGCCAGGTGGGCGCGTTGCCCTAGCGCCCGTCGAGGCGGGCAGCGGCCGGCGCGGCCCGCAGCAGGGGCGCCGCAACCGGCCTGAGCATGGCACGGGCTTGCCAGCGGGCGCGCAGGAGGGCTAGCGCGCGGCCATGATCGAACTGGACCACCAGCAACAGGCGACGCGCGATTGGTTCGAATCGCTGCGGGACCGGATCTGCGCCGAATTCGAGGCGATCGAATCGGAAGCGGGAAGCGACGCGCGCTTCGCCTACCTGCCGTGGGACCGCGCCGATCCCGACGGATCGCCGGGCGGCGGCGGGGTCCGCGGCCTGATGAAGGGCAAGGTGTTCGAAAAGGTCGGGGTCAACGTCTCGACCGTCGCCGGGCGCTTTTCCGAGGAGTTCGCCAAGACGATCAACGGCGCCGCCGAGGATCCGCGCTTCTTCGCGACCGGGATCAGCCTGGTCGCCCACATGGCCAATCCGCATGTCCCCGCGGTCCACATGAACACGCGCTTCCTGTGCACCACGAAGCGCTGGTTCGGCGGCGGCGCGGACCTCAATCCGCCGATTCCCTATGAGGAGGACACCGCCGATTTCCACGCGCGGCTGCGCGCCGCCTGCGCCGCGCACGATCAGACCTATTACGGCCGCTTCTCGAAATGGGCGGAGGATTATTTCTACATCCCCCATCGCGGCGTGCATCGCGGCGTCGGCGGCATCTTCTACGATCATCTCGAGTGCATGGCGCCGGGCAAGGGCGCGAGCTTCGATGAGAATTTCGCCTTCACCCGCGACGTCGGCGAGGCATTCCTCGACATCTTCCCCAGGCTGGTGCGGCGACGGATGGCGACTCCCTTCGACGAGGCCGACCGGGCCCGCCAGCTCGAGTGGCGCGGCCGCTATGCCGAATTCAACCTGATCTACGACCGGGGCACGCTTTTCGGGCTCAAGACCGGCGGCAATGTCGACGCCATCCTGATGAGCCTCCCCCCGCTCGCCACCTGGTCATGAACGGCCAGCTCATCGACGTTCCCGCCGGCATGGTCGCCGCCGTCGTGACCTATCTCGAAATGACCGCCCGGCCCGATTTGACGCCGGTTCCGGACCGCGGCCTCCGCCTCGCCCGGTGGACGTTCGCCGATCCTGCGCGTTACCGGGCGCTGTTCGAGCGCGTGGGTTCGCGCTGGCTGTGGTTCTCGCGGCTGGCGATGGACGA
This genomic interval carries:
- the petA gene encoding ubiquinol-cytochrome c reductase iron-sulfur subunit translates to MAAVEYSEHMDAHGEDGMRRRDFLNLGAVAFPAAGAVALLYPLINQMNPSADVLALAQIDVDISHIQPGQAIKTIWRKQPVFLRNLTPREIQEANAVDVSTLRDPQTLAERTKPGKENWLITMGVCTHLGCVPLGAGEGENRGPFGGYFCPCHGSMYDTAARIRQGPAPKNLEVPEYAFTSPTTVRIG
- a CDS encoding tRNA (cytidine(34)-2'-O)-methyltransferase codes for the protein MRLALHQPDQAGNVGTIMRLAACLGVPLDVIEPCGFPWGDRALRRAGMDYAEIANVTRHADWARFDSALTGRLVLFTTQAAVRLPEARFESKDVLLFGSESAGVPEAVHERADLRVRIPQVQGTRSLNLAVAAGIGIAEALRQVGALP
- the hemF gene encoding oxygen-dependent coproporphyrinogen oxidase translates to MIELDHQQQATRDWFESLRDRICAEFEAIESEAGSDARFAYLPWDRADPDGSPGGGGVRGLMKGKVFEKVGVNVSTVAGRFSEEFAKTINGAAEDPRFFATGISLVAHMANPHVPAVHMNTRFLCTTKRWFGGGADLNPPIPYEEDTADFHARLRAACAAHDQTYYGRFSKWAEDYFYIPHRGVHRGVGGIFYDHLECMAPGKGASFDENFAFTRDVGEAFLDIFPRLVRRRMATPFDEADRARQLEWRGRYAEFNLIYDRGTLFGLKTGGNVDAILMSLPPLATWS